In a genomic window of Zingiber officinale cultivar Zhangliang chromosome 9B, Zo_v1.1, whole genome shotgun sequence:
- the LOC122025516 gene encoding zinc finger protein 4-like — MEGKEDSDDQKQAQQAVDPGSRSNFNEERQPWLNLTLGGITSSAAGSSPSAQCKMQSRKMFSCNFCMKKFCSSQALGGHQNAHKRERGVTRRPQQSQKTTIGFPLYASAHKSLPVQSHSVAHEQHAEGGLPTIARCRQMNSDTEATRVPFALDQVRGSTWPGSFQKNSQPTGCPSEQEKLDLSLKL, encoded by the coding sequence ATGGAGGGAAAAGAAGACTCAGACGATCAAAAGCAAGCACAACAAGCCGTTGATCCTGGCAGCAGGAGCAATTTCAACGAGGAACGGCAACCATGGTTGAATCTTACGCTTGGTGGGATCACCTCATCAGCTGCTGGAAGCTCTCCTAGCGCGCAGTGCAAAATGCAAAGCCGCAAGATGTTCTCGTGCAACTTCTGCATGAAAAAGTTCTGCAGCTCACAGGCTTTGGGAGGTCACCAGAATGCACACAAGAGAGAGAGGGGTGTCACGAGGAGACCTCAGCAGTCCCAGAAAACGACGATAGGATTTCCCCTCTATGCATCTGCTCATAAATCTCTGCCAGTTCAATCCCACTCAGTCGCGCACGAGCAACATGCTGAGGGAGGCTTGCCTACGATCGCAAGATGTCGTCAAATGAACTCTGACACCGAAGCGACAAGGGTTCCGTTTGCGCTTGATCAAGTTAGAGGATCGACATGGCCTGGGAGCTTTCAGAAGAATTCTCAGCCTACAGGGTGTCCATCAGAACAAGAAAAACTTGATCTGAGTCTCAAGCTTTGA